In Methanococcus voltae, a single window of DNA contains:
- a CDS encoding energy-coupling factor ABC transporter substrate-binding protein, with translation MSNKHLFMILALIAIIVAPLIMFNGLGEDEGYFGGADGAAEDHITVINPEYEPWFSSFWEPPSGEIESLLFALQAALGAIIIGYYIGYFKGLKKTEKSENE, from the coding sequence ATGAGTAATAAGCATCTCTTTATGATTTTAGCACTTATTGCGATTATTGTAGCACCTTTAATTATGTTTAACGGTCTTGGAGAAGATGAAGGTTACTTTGGCGGTGCCGATGGGGCTGCTGAAGATCACATTACAGTAATAAATCCAGAATACGAACCATGGTTCAGCTCATTTTGGGAACCACCTAGTGGAGAAATAGAAAGTCTATTATTTGCTTTACAAGCTGCTTTGGGTGCCATAATAATTGGATACTACATTGGATACTTTAAAGGACTTAAAAAGACTGAAAAATCTGAAAATGAGTAA
- a CDS encoding TatD family hydrolase: MLIDSHIHSDTRSFEDLEALSKFLDAVITHAHDPMPVYSFEVSRAHFDKLLMFEPKRFEKVGLIYYVCIGIHPRAIPQKIDDIDYQVLKEYLKNEKVVGLGEVGLELATETEITILKKQMALAESLQKPIVLHTPRTNKREITKELLDVLDESDLKTNIIIEHVDYENIDLILDYIVKTNDLKLSENLDYKNNIHMGFTVQPQKLTPESAMDLIKYVYGREDLKALRESNNLKIMINSDISSAPSDIYSLLKMKFILEKNSGYLKSVNYSANDLINKMLGDNAKEVFNL; this comes from the coding sequence ATGTTAATTGATAGTCATATTCATTCTGATACTCGCTCATTTGAAGATTTAGAAGCTTTATCGAAATTTTTAGATGCTGTAATTACGCATGCTCATGACCCTATGCCAGTTTACTCATTTGAAGTCTCTAGGGCTCATTTTGACAAATTGCTAATGTTTGAACCAAAGAGATTTGAAAAGGTAGGTTTAATATATTACGTTTGTATTGGAATTCACCCAAGAGCCATACCTCAAAAGATAGACGATATTGATTACCAGGTATTAAAAGAATATCTAAAAAATGAGAAAGTTGTAGGTTTGGGCGAAGTAGGGCTGGAATTAGCTACTGAAACTGAAATAACAATTTTAAAAAAGCAAATGGCTTTAGCAGAGAGTTTACAAAAGCCTATTGTACTTCATACGCCAAGAACTAATAAAAGAGAGATTACCAAAGAATTATTGGATGTACTAGATGAGAGCGATTTAAAAACCAATATTATTATAGAACACGTTGATTATGAAAATATTGATTTAATATTAGATTACATTGTAAAAACAAACGATTTAAAGCTTTCTGAAAATCTAGATTATAAAAACAACATTCATATGGGTTTCACAGTACAACCTCAAAAATTAACTCCTGAATCAGCAATGGACTTAATCAAATACGTATATGGGCGAGAAGATTTAAAAGCGCTTAGAGAGTCAAATAATTTAAAAATAATGATAAACAGTGACATTTCAAGTGCCCCTTCTGACATATACAGTCTTTTAAAGATGAAATTCATTTTAGAAAAAAATTCAGGATATTTAAAATCTGTAAATTATAGTGCAAATGATTTAATAAATAAAATGTTAGGGGATAATGCAAAAGAAGTATTTAATTTATAA
- the hacA gene encoding homoaconitase large subunit has product MTLAEKIISKKMGREVVAGETVEVDVDIAMTHDGTTPLTVKTFEKIADKVWNPEKVVIVFDHNIPANTSKAANMQVLTRNFVNEQGIKNYYKGGEGICHQLLPEKGHVLPNTVIAGGDSHTCTHGAFGAFATGFGATDMGYIYAMGKTWLKVPETIRVEVSGFNERIYGKDIILKTCKEIGRSGATYMALEYGGNAVKNLDMDDRMTLSNMAIEMGGKTGLIEADDTTYEYLAHAGVNNSKIAELKKERLTSDYYDEQIQNDTYHDVVEFDITDMEEQVACPHHPDNVTDVSNIKGLEINQVFIGSCTNGKINDLRVAAKYLKNNEVHRNVRLIVIPASKAIFNQAIAEGLLNTFVDAGAMICTPGCGPCLGAHQGVLGDGEVALSTTNRNFKGRMGNLNSDVYLSSPAVAAMSAIKGYITNEHEKY; this is encoded by the coding sequence ATGACACTTGCGGAAAAAATAATATCTAAAAAAATGGGTAGAGAAGTTGTGGCGGGGGAAACTGTAGAAGTTGACGTAGATATTGCGATGACTCATGACGGAACTACCCCCTTAACCGTTAAAACCTTCGAAAAAATTGCAGATAAGGTCTGGAATCCTGAAAAAGTTGTTATTGTATTCGACCATAATATACCTGCAAATACCTCAAAAGCTGCAAATATGCAGGTATTGACTCGAAACTTTGTAAATGAACAAGGCATTAAGAACTATTACAAGGGCGGGGAAGGAATTTGCCATCAATTATTACCTGAAAAAGGTCACGTATTACCAAATACAGTTATAGCAGGTGGAGATAGCCACACATGTACTCATGGAGCGTTTGGAGCGTTTGCTACAGGTTTTGGTGCAACAGATATGGGTTATATCTATGCAATGGGTAAAACCTGGCTAAAAGTTCCTGAAACCATACGTGTGGAAGTTTCAGGGTTTAATGAACGCATATACGGAAAAGATATCATTTTAAAAACGTGTAAAGAAATCGGTAGAAGTGGAGCAACCTATATGGCTCTTGAATACGGGGGAAACGCTGTTAAAAATTTAGATATGGACGACAGAATGACCTTAAGTAATATGGCAATAGAAATGGGCGGTAAAACTGGTTTAATTGAGGCTGATGATACCACGTATGAATATTTAGCTCATGCCGGAGTTAATAATTCAAAAATAGCGGAATTAAAAAAAGAAAGGTTAACCTCCGATTATTATGACGAACAGATTCAAAATGATACATACCATGATGTTGTAGAATTTGATATAACAGATATGGAAGAGCAGGTAGCTTGCCCACATCACCCTGATAACGTCACAGATGTTTCAAATATTAAAGGTCTTGAAATAAATCAAGTATTTATCGGTTCCTGTACCAATGGTAAGATAAATGACCTTAGGGTTGCTGCAAAGTACTTAAAAAATAATGAAGTTCATAGAAATGTTAGATTGATAGTAATACCTGCCTCTAAAGCAATATTTAATCAGGCGATAGCAGAAGGATTATTAAATACTTTCGTAGATGCTGGTGCAATGATATGTACGCCAGGATGTGGACCTTGTTTGGGTGCCCATCAAGGAGTTTTAGGGGATGGCGAAGTTGCATTATCTACCACAAACAGAAACTTTAAGGGTAGAATGGGTAATTTAAATTCAGATGTTTATCTTTCTTCCCCTGCAGTGGCTGCTATGAGTGCCATCAAAGGTTATATTACCAATGAACATGAAAAATACTAA
- a CDS encoding energy-coupling factor ABC transporter permease: MHIMEGYLPVEWAIVWYIISAIVVGYGIMNLNKVLKNNPEAKPLLAISGAFMFVLSSLKLPSVSGSCSHPTGNGLGVILFGPAITSVLATIVLLFQALVLAHGGLSTLGANIFSMGIMGPFVGYLVFKTLRGKLNITWVVVLTAIFADWATYLTTSIQLALAFPHPNFMSSFTDFGTIFAITQIPLAIAEGLITGLLWDYLSKLRPELFEKVMNIKKGGNNE, translated from the coding sequence TTGCACATTATGGAAGGTTATTTACCTGTAGAATGGGCAATAGTGTGGTACATCATATCTGCTATTGTTGTAGGATACGGTATAATGAATTTAAACAAAGTTCTTAAAAATAATCCTGAAGCTAAACCATTATTAGCTATATCCGGCGCCTTCATGTTTGTATTAAGTTCTTTAAAATTGCCATCAGTATCAGGTAGTTGTTCACACCCTACTGGTAACGGCTTAGGTGTCATATTATTTGGCCCTGCGATTACATCAGTTTTAGCAACCATTGTATTGTTATTCCAAGCGTTAGTACTTGCACACGGAGGTCTCTCCACATTAGGTGCAAACATATTCTCAATGGGTATTATGGGACCATTTGTAGGATATTTAGTATTTAAGACCCTTAGAGGCAAATTAAATATCACATGGGTTGTTGTACTCACTGCAATATTTGCAGATTGGGCTACATACTTAACTACATCCATACAATTGGCTTTGGCATTCCCTCATCCAAACTTTATGTCATCATTCACAGACTTTGGAACAATATTCGCAATAACACAGATACCTTTAGCAATAGCAGAAGGTCTTATTACAGGTTTATTGTGGGATTACTTATCCAAATTAAGACCTGAATTATTTGAGAAAGTAATGAACATTAAAAAAGGTGGTAATAATGAGTAA
- a CDS encoding cobalt-precorrin-8 methylmutase, with protein sequence MFMGAITKDGLDIAEKSREIVKLKIKDVLGEKYGDYTEEQMGIIERVVHATADPEYAKLMDFTDDAVKNGVEAIKNGKPIIVDISMVEAGIRYENIYNNIKSEETIELAKKEQITRAEAAMRLLKDKIDGGVVVIGNAPTALIEIVRLTKEENIKPALVVGAPVGFVKAAESKELLRNSENSAISTIGPKGGTPVAVSVANGIIALSRNEKA encoded by the coding sequence ATGTTTATGGGAGCAATTACGAAAGATGGATTAGATATTGCTGAAAAATCAAGGGAAATAGTAAAATTAAAGATAAAAGATGTTTTAGGGGAAAAATACGGAGATTATACTGAAGAACAAATGGGCATAATTGAAAGAGTTGTTCACGCTACCGCTGACCCCGAGTATGCAAAATTAATGGACTTTACCGATGATGCAGTAAAAAACGGCGTTGAAGCAATAAAAAATGGAAAACCCATAATTGTGGATATTTCAATGGTTGAAGCAGGAATTAGGTATGAAAATATTTACAACAATATAAAAAGTGAAGAAACAATCGAATTGGCAAAAAAAGAACAAATAACAAGAGCAGAAGCTGCAATGAGGTTATTGAAGGATAAAATTGATGGCGGAGTTGTTGTAATAGGTAATGCACCAACCGCATTAATCGAAATTGTTAGATTGACAAAAGAAGAAAATATAAAACCTGCTTTAGTTGTAGGAGCACCAGTGGGCTTTGTAAAAGCTGCAGAATCTAAAGAATTATTGAGGAATTCGGAAAATAGCGCTATTTCAACAATAGGTCCAAAAGGCGGAACTCCGGTGGCTGTTTCAGTTGCAAATGGGATAATTGCATTAAGTAGAAACGAAAAAGCATAA
- the cfbB gene encoding Ni-sirohydrochlorin a,c-diamide synthase, which translates to MKRLVIAGTSSMVGKTTVSTGIMAALSKKLNVQPYKIGPDYIDPTYHTTATENHSRNLDSFFMNDFQIKKLFAKNSKKADISVIEGVRGLYEGLSPYNDIGSTASVAKSLKSPVILLMDARSLTRSAAAIIKGFKSFDSDVDIQGVIFNKVRGEKHYAKLKDAVEYYDKDIKIIGAIPRSEELTVSQRHLGLVPTPEKKNEMTCQIQLWAETIENSLDLDLLKELSDADFEIDANENIDTNTENMENMETDEYYNLENGLWDVNKNSCKVAIAHDEAFNFYYWDNLDALGDNGAKIEFFSPLHDDEVPDSDIIYIGGGYPEIFAKELSDNKNMLNSIRQRVENKESKIYAECGGLMYASKAVDGYESLGLLDCEAVTTKNVQGLSYVKGEFTEDCPIGKSGFKFRAHEFHYSKLVNIGENSKFAYKINRGVGIANNLDGLLNEDKTVLGGYAHQHCVGNPYFASSLVNYI; encoded by the coding sequence ATGAAACGATTAGTTATTGCAGGCACTTCTTCAATGGTGGGTAAAACTACAGTATCAACAGGAATTATGGCAGCACTTAGCAAGAAATTAAATGTGCAACCGTATAAGATAGGTCCTGATTACATAGACCCTACATATCATACTACAGCCACTGAAAACCACTCAAGAAATTTAGATAGCTTTTTTATGAACGATTTTCAGATTAAAAAATTATTTGCTAAAAACTCAAAGAAAGCTGATATAAGTGTAATTGAAGGAGTCAGAGGACTTTACGAAGGATTATCGCCATACAATGATATTGGAAGTACTGCATCAGTTGCTAAAAGCTTAAAAAGTCCAGTAATTTTATTAATGGATGCACGAAGCCTTACTAGAAGCGCCGCTGCAATAATTAAAGGTTTTAAAAGCTTTGATAGTGATGTAGATATTCAAGGCGTTATATTTAATAAAGTAAGGGGAGAAAAACACTACGCAAAACTAAAAGATGCAGTAGAATACTACGATAAGGATATAAAAATAATTGGTGCGATTCCTAGAAGCGAAGAATTAACAGTTTCACAGAGGCATTTGGGATTAGTGCCAACCCCTGAAAAGAAAAACGAAATGACCTGTCAAATACAGCTTTGGGCTGAAACTATTGAAAATAGCCTAGATTTGGATCTCTTAAAAGAGTTAAGCGATGCAGATTTTGAAATAGACGCGAATGAAAATATAGATACAAATACAGAAAATATGGAAAATATGGAAACTGATGAGTATTATAATTTAGAAAATGGATTATGGGATGTAAACAAAAATAGTTGTAAGGTAGCTATTGCTCATGATGAAGCCTTTAACTTCTACTACTGGGATAATTTAGATGCTTTAGGGGATAATGGAGCTAAAATAGAATTCTTTAGCCCGTTACATGATGACGAAGTGCCTGACTCAGATATAATATATATAGGGGGCGGTTATCCAGAGATATTTGCAAAAGAACTCAGTGATAACAAAAATATGCTAAATTCAATTCGCCAACGTGTTGAAAACAAAGAATCCAAGATTTATGCAGAATGCGGTGGTTTAATGTATGCTTCAAAAGCTGTAGATGGCTACGAATCACTTGGATTGTTAGATTGTGAGGCAGTGACTACTAAAAATGTGCAAGGATTAAGTTATGTCAAAGGAGAATTTACTGAAGATTGCCCTATTGGCAAATCAGGGTTCAAATTCAGAGCGCACGAATTCCACTATTCCAAATTAGTAAATATTGGTGAAAATTCAAAATTTGCATACAAAATTAATCGTGGAGTTGGTATAGCCAATAATCTTGACGGGCTTTTAAATGAAGATAAAACAGTTTTAGGTGGCTATGCACACCAGCATTGCGTTGGAAATCCATATTTTGCTAGTTCACTCGTCAATTACATTTAA
- the cfbD gene encoding Ni-sirohydrochlorin a,c-diamide reductive cyclase catalytic subunit: MILHPRPSPIAATMYQLRDMGVDAIIMHGPSGCCFRTARLLEIDGIRVFTTAMNENDFIFGATEKLKNVIDDVISYLREQDSKDSKNSKNPDESRQLKIGVVGTCASMIIGEDITGLNDEYGDNELILAVDIHSGLTDNTIGAIRAMESALDVNLISEEEFTRQVELLNKATEVEKTKGMAKKKYLKPTYDDDIDEVIKIFKEKIRNLDTSNNVNKVNNSKSKPVIACVLNAKKETSYLFSHPIVEINKAFKDDVTIINIANLDSSVGFEKVKNDAKNVLSEFKENGIHIDYITGGLDEYPITGSKASEILNKLSNSNNIDEIPDIIFVSGVPHALDDKVLSQIKEKNPKVVTIGISDGPRLYYPIKDMFDYGIIELDAHAKVLGKKNIVKSRFGELVKYTFSKE, from the coding sequence GTGATATTACACCCTAGACCTTCTCCAATAGCCGCAACAATGTACCAATTAAGAGATATGGGCGTAGATGCCATAATAATGCACGGACCTAGTGGTTGCTGTTTTAGAACTGCAAGACTTTTGGAAATAGATGGCATAAGGGTATTTACAACGGCCATGAATGAAAATGACTTCATATTCGGTGCAACTGAAAAATTAAAGAACGTAATTGATGACGTTATATCTTATTTGCGTGAGCAAGATTCAAAAGACTCTAAAAACTCTAAAAACCCCGATGAATCTAGGCAATTAAAAATAGGGGTTGTAGGAACTTGTGCTAGTATGATAATCGGTGAAGATATAACTGGTTTAAATGATGAATATGGGGATAATGAATTAATACTTGCTGTAGATATCCACAGTGGACTTACAGACAATACCATAGGAGCTATTAGGGCAATGGAAAGTGCTTTAGATGTAAATTTAATTTCTGAAGAAGAATTTACTAGGCAAGTTGAATTATTAAATAAAGCCACTGAAGTAGAAAAGACCAAAGGCATGGCAAAGAAAAAATATTTAAAGCCAACTTACGATGATGATATTGATGAAGTGATAAAAATATTCAAGGAAAAAATAAGAAATTTGGATACTTCAAATAATGTAAATAAGGTAAATAATTCTAAATCAAAACCTGTAATAGCTTGCGTTTTAAATGCAAAAAAAGAAACATCGTACTTATTTTCACATCCGATTGTGGAAATAAACAAAGCTTTCAAAGATGACGTAACTATAATAAATATTGCAAATTTAGATAGTAGTGTGGGATTCGAAAAGGTAAAAAACGATGCAAAAAATGTATTGTCCGAATTTAAGGAAAATGGTATACATATAGATTACATAACTGGAGGATTGGATGAATACCCAATTACAGGTTCTAAAGCTTCCGAAATATTGAATAAGTTGTCTAATTCAAACAATATTGACGAAATTCCGGACATAATCTTTGTTTCGGGAGTACCGCACGCTTTAGATGATAAAGTACTTAGTCAGATTAAGGAAAAAAATCCAAAAGTGGTTACAATTGGTATAAGTGACGGTCCTAGGCTTTATTATCCAATAAAAGACATGTTTGATTATGGAATTATTGAATTAGATGCCCACGCTAAAGTTTTGGGTAAGAAAAATATTGTAAAATCTCGCTTTGGGGAATTAGTAAAATATACATTTTCTAAAGAATAA
- a CDS encoding replication factor C small subunit: MQKPWVEKYRPNTLSEIVGQKEIIERLKNYVEKQSMPHLLFSGSPGVGKTTAALCLAKDLYGEDWRENFLELNSSDERGIDVIRTKVKDFARTKPIGDAPFKVIFLDESDALTSDAQNALRRTMEKYSDICRFILSCNYPSKIIPPIQSRCAIFRFSPLKTEDVLEYMERIAKSENITLEKSGSDAIIYVSEGDMRKSINVLQTAAAVSNEVTEDIVYKVSSRARPDEIKKMVDLALNARFMESREQLYKLMIDWGMGGQDILTQIFREVPYLDIEEHEKVSLIEAIAECDFRIVEGGNDRIQLSALLAKLGTL; the protein is encoded by the coding sequence ATGCAAAAGCCATGGGTTGAAAAATACAGGCCAAATACTTTAAGTGAAATTGTAGGTCAAAAAGAAATAATAGAAAGACTTAAAAATTATGTTGAAAAGCAATCAATGCCACACTTGCTATTTAGTGGTTCCCCAGGTGTTGGAAAAACTACTGCAGCGTTATGTTTAGCAAAGGACCTTTATGGTGAAGATTGGAGAGAAAACTTTTTAGAATTAAACAGTTCTGACGAGAGAGGTATCGACGTAATAAGGACAAAAGTAAAGGATTTTGCAAGGACAAAACCAATCGGAGACGCGCCATTTAAAGTCATTTTTCTTGATGAAAGTGACGCTTTAACATCTGATGCTCAAAATGCTTTAAGACGTACAATGGAGAAATATTCAGATATTTGTAGATTTATTTTAAGTTGCAACTATCCAAGTAAAATTATTCCTCCAATTCAATCAAGGTGTGCAATATTCAGATTTTCACCATTAAAAACAGAAGATGTTTTAGAATACATGGAACGCATTGCAAAAAGTGAAAATATAACACTAGAAAAAAGCGGTAGCGATGCAATAATTTACGTATCAGAAGGCGATATGAGAAAATCAATAAATGTTTTGCAGACTGCAGCGGCAGTTTCCAATGAAGTCACTGAAGATATTGTTTACAAAGTATCTTCAAGAGCTAGACCTGATGAAATCAAGAAAATGGTAGATTTGGCATTAAACGCAAGATTTATGGAATCCAGAGAACAACTTTACAAACTAATGATTGATTGGGGAATGGGTGGACAAGATATCCTTACTCAAATCTTTAGAGAAGTTCCATATTTAGATATTGAAGAACATGAAAAAGTATCGTTAATTGAAGCTATAGCAGAATGTGATTTTAGGATTGTAGAAGGCGGAAACGATAGAATTCAGTTATCGGCATTGTTGGCCAAATTAGGGACATTATAA
- a CDS encoding diadenylate cyclase, with protein MDKIKYVIRHGLELSNDLNADTVLIFTESGSSYEQYKKIILENPKLVKTGSKVIVATPNKDTYFKLKNEPIIPILMNYGKNSRVSTVNQAMIVLLENGLLNMGELIVSIFGTSKISLSNNISVLEVDDYPDFVRFYKYISSLDDIKRKVILEALNIGIELSVEGREGKPVGTTFLIGEKTELLKMTTPLILNPFECHDAIIFDKKVKGTLKELSTIDGAFLIDYIGNVFGGGRYINCGGATINLPHGLGARHYSAATITKYIDCVAITLSASGGIVRVFDNGEILAEFKPNS; from the coding sequence ATGGATAAAATTAAATATGTTATAAGGCATGGTTTGGAACTATCTAATGATTTAAATGCAGATACTGTGTTAATATTCACTGAATCTGGTTCTTCGTACGAACAGTATAAAAAAATTATACTAGAAAACCCCAAATTGGTAAAAACAGGTTCTAAAGTTATAGTGGCTACCCCAAATAAAGATACGTATTTTAAACTTAAAAATGAACCTATAATTCCAATATTAATGAATTATGGGAAAAATAGCAGGGTCTCAACGGTTAATCAAGCTATGATTGTTTTGTTAGAAAATGGACTACTAAATATGGGGGAGCTAATTGTATCAATTTTTGGAACTTCCAAGATATCGCTAAGTAACAACATTTCAGTCTTAGAAGTAGATGATTATCCCGATTTTGTAAGATTTTATAAATATATCAGCTCATTAGACGACATAAAAAGAAAAGTAATATTAGAAGCTTTAAATATTGGCATAGAACTTTCTGTTGAAGGCAGGGAAGGTAAACCAGTTGGCACCACATTTTTAATTGGTGAAAAAACTGAATTATTAAAAATGACTACTCCATTAATATTAAATCCGTTTGAATGTCATGATGCAATAATATTTGATAAAAAAGTCAAAGGTACGTTAAAAGAACTATCTACAATCGATGGGGCTTTTTTAATAGATTATATTGGAAATGTATTCGGAGGCGGGCGGTATATAAATTGTGGTGGTGCTACAATTAATTTACCCCATGGTTTAGGCGCTAGGCACTATTCTGCTGCAACAATTACCAAATATATAGATTGTGTGGCAATCACATTATCCGCTAGTGGTGGAATAGTACGTGTATTCGATAATGGAGAAATACTAGCTGAATTTAAGCCTAATTCTTAA
- the rnp3 gene encoding ribonuclease P protein component 3 — protein MTKNTKNEFKKDEKEYIDINYINTSEGIEYLKKIGWKGFVFTQNVYLSKKAEKNMAGKLDKVEAEKTDYSKEKYLECKELGNNAGLNVYSGILLHASSVKDLEKNIRKYRGKCDVLMVKGGDLDINRFALEKDDVDLLSSPAFRRLDSGIDHITARLGSVHRVGLNLNFSDLLVKKGYEIARLVNSYQRNIKLAKKYNTPFTISTGAKNMYQIKSPENLRSFLTTISNLEYAKLSMGQMNNIINYRTKLKENNVLMYGLELEKVEKKAENIEREL, from the coding sequence ATGACTAAAAATACTAAAAACGAATTCAAAAAGGACGAAAAAGAGTATATTGATATAAACTACATCAATACATCCGAAGGAATTGAATATTTAAAAAAAATCGGATGGAAAGGCTTTGTTTTTACCCAAAATGTATACCTGTCAAAAAAAGCTGAAAAAAATATGGCTGGAAAATTGGATAAAGTTGAAGCAGAAAAAACGGATTATAGTAAAGAAAAATATTTAGAATGTAAAGAATTAGGCAATAACGCAGGTTTGAATGTTTATTCAGGAATTTTATTGCATGCTTCTAGTGTTAAGGATTTAGAAAAGAATATAAGAAAATATAGGGGAAAATGTGACGTATTAATGGTAAAAGGTGGAGATTTAGACATTAACAGGTTTGCACTCGAAAAAGATGATGTCGATCTATTATCATCTCCTGCATTTAGACGTTTAGATTCTGGGATAGACCACATAACCGCTAGATTAGGTAGTGTACACAGAGTGGGTCTGAATTTAAATTTTTCAGATCTTTTGGTAAAAAAAGGCTACGAAATAGCTAGATTAGTAAATTCATACCAAAGAAACATTAAACTTGCCAAAAAATACAATACGCCGTTTACTATATCGACGGGTGCCAAAAATATGTATCAAATAAAATCTCCGGAAAATTTGAGAAGTTTTTTAACAACCATTTCTAATTTAGAGTATGCTAAACTTAGTATGGGTCAAATGAATAATATTATAAATTATAGGACTAAATTAAAAGAAAATAATGTACTAATGTACGGTTTAGAACTTGAAAAAGTTGAAAAAAAAGCTGAAAATATTGAAAGAGAATTATAA
- the cbiQ gene encoding cobalt ECF transporter T component CbiQ produces MVQKLIIDDIAHSNGLYATSPKLKVIFSIISLFVVLVFNSPSICILMAISMIFLTIFKAKVPKGIYFKLLSIPVLFGIFSLIFMTVLLGSDVWFSLDVGTISIPLYADGFSLGYHALFRMFAGVTCTLFLALTTPFTQLLTVLKELKIPESVIEITMLVYRYIFILIDEALLIEHAQKTRFGYSGFKNTYKSLGTLAGVMLVRSLDKGDNLYTTMCSRGYNGNIYHFGEEQPVQKTQIFGIFLFEGIIISLGLLPSLIL; encoded by the coding sequence ATGGTTCAAAAATTGATAATCGATGATATAGCACATTCTAATGGATTATATGCCACAAGCCCTAAATTAAAGGTAATATTTTCAATTATATCATTATTTGTAGTTTTAGTATTCAATTCTCCAAGTATTTGTATTTTAATGGCTATTTCAATGATTTTTTTAACAATTTTTAAAGCAAAAGTTCCTAAAGGAATATACTTCAAATTACTATCAATTCCCGTGTTATTTGGGATTTTTTCACTGATATTCATGACAGTATTGTTGGGTTCCGATGTTTGGTTCAGTTTGGATGTTGGAACTATTTCAATCCCGCTATACGCTGATGGTTTTAGTTTAGGATATCATGCTTTATTTAGGATGTTTGCAGGAGTTACTTGTACGCTATTTTTAGCGCTAACTACTCCATTTACTCAGCTATTGACCGTTTTAAAAGAGTTGAAAATACCGGAAAGTGTCATAGAAATTACGATGTTAGTATACCGATATATATTCATATTAATCGATGAGGCGCTTTTGATAGAGCACGCCCAAAAAACTAGATTTGGATATTCAGGATTTAAGAATACATATAAGTCACTTGGAACACTTGCAGGTGTGATGCTAGTACGTTCTTTAGACAAAGGCGATAATCTATACACTACAATGTGCTCAAGGGGTTATAATGGGAATATTTACCATTTTGGAGAAGAACAACCTGTCCAAAAAACTCAAATATTTGGAATATTCTTATTTGAGGGAATTATTATCTCTTTAGGGTTATTACCGTCATTAATATTGTAA
- a CDS encoding DUF211 domain-containing protein, which translates to MTKLRRVVLDVLKTHEPKLTDLALEICALEGIDGVNITVHEIDKSTESVKITIEGYDLDYDIIKDVIETMNGVIHSIDEVAAGTKIVDEVKTPQDR; encoded by the coding sequence GTGACAAAACTTAGAAGAGTAGTTCTTGACGTATTAAAAACACACGAACCCAAATTAACAGATTTAGCACTTGAAATTTGTGCTTTGGAAGGGATTGATGGCGTAAATATTACAGTACATGAAATCGATAAATCCACGGAAAGTGTTAAAATTACCATAGAAGGCTACGATTTAGATTACGACATTATAAAAGACGTAATTGAAACAATGAACGGTGTTATACATAGTATCGACGAAGTAGCTGCGGGTACTAAAATTGTAGACGAAGTTAAAACCCCCCAAGATAGATAA